A DNA window from Betta splendens chromosome 6, fBetSpl5.4, whole genome shotgun sequence contains the following coding sequences:
- the ergic2 gene encoding endoplasmic reticulum-Golgi intermediate compartment protein 2 produces the protein MRRLTKKKALTLVKELDAFPKVPESYVESTASGGTVSLIAFTLMAVLAFLEFFVYRNTWMRYEYEVDRDFTSKLRINVDITVAMRCQYIGADVLDLAETMVASDGLKYEPVNFELSPHQKIWHMTLLHIQERLRVEHSLQDVLFKSAIKGAPPVIPHSEDNSASFSACRIHGHLYVNKVAGNFHITVGKSIPHPRGHAHLAALVSHDSYNFSHRIDHLSFGEMIPGIINPLDGTEKVSVDSNHMFQYFLTIVPTKLNTYKVLADTHQYSVTERERVINHAAGSHGVSGIFMKYDISSLMVKVTEQHMPLWQFLVRLCGIIGGIFSTTGMLHGMVGFAVDIVCCRFQMGIYKPLKEAPVNGQESSATTIPTDSHPQ, from the exons ATGAGGAGGCTGACCAAGAAGAAAGCTCTGACTCTGGTCAAGGAGTTGGACGCTTTCCCCAAAGTTCCCGAGAGCTACGTGGAGTCGACGGCCAGCGGCGGGACAG TGTCGCTGATTGCGTTCACGCTCATGGCCGTGCTCGCCTTCCTGGAGTTCTTCGTGTATAGGAACACATGGATGAGATACGAGTACGAGGTGGACAGAGACTTCACCAG TAAGCTGAGGATAAACGTTGACATCACCGTTGCCATGAGATGCCAGT ACATAGGTGCAGATGTACTGGATCTGGCAGAGACGATGGTCGCAAGCGATGGTTTAAAATATGAACCA GTTAACTTTGAACTCTCACCCCATCAGAAGATTTGGCACAT GACTCTCTTGCATATCCAGGAGCGCCTGAGGGTGGAGCATTCTCTGCAAGATGTGCTCTTCAAGTCTGCAATAAAAGGAGCTCCCCCTGTCATACCCCACAG TGAGGACAATTCAGCTTCCTTCAGCGCCTGCAGGATCCACGGGCATCTGTATGTCAACAAGGTGGCAGGAAATTTCCACATCACTGTTGGCAA GTCTATCCCACATCCCAGAGGCCATGCACATCTAGCCGCGCTTGTCAGCCACGACT CGTATAACTTCTCGCACCGGATCGACCACCTGTCTTTTGGAGAAATGATTCCTGGAATTATCAACCCCCTGGATGGCACAGAGAAAGTTTCTGTTGACT ctaATCACATGTTTCAGTACTTCCTCACCATTGTGCCAACCAAACTAAACACCTACAAGGTTCTGGCAGACACACATCAGTACTCGGTCACTGAGCGG gAGCGGGTAATAAACCATGCTGCAGGCAGCCATGGAGTCTCTGGGATCTTCATGAAGTACGATATCAGTTCACTAATGGTCAAAGTCACCGAGCAGCACATGCCTCTTTGGCAATTCCTCGTTAGACTCTGTGGCATCATTGGAGGCATTTTCTCTACCACAG GCATGCTCCACGGTATGGTAGGATTTGCAGTTGATATCGTTTGCTGTCGATTCCAAATGGGAATTTACAAGCCTCTTAAG GAGGCTCCAGTCAACGGGCAGGAAAGCAGTGCAACCACCATTCCTACAGATAGTCACCCCCAGTGA
- the kxd1 gene encoding kxDL motif-containing protein 1 → MVEPTASGVFCNRMLSMVNSEDVNAIIQAQRHMLDRFEKTNEMLINFNGLSNVRLQQMNDRFLLHTRTLVEMKKDLDSIFRRIRTLKGKIAKQYPEAFSNIHESPILEDDDDEFDPIPPSVATTITTAMSEQSTESCDTSPDVISPTVSRCSEDLSQELPDTPTSDGLEAAVLRDEGPDSVPEE, encoded by the exons ATGGTGGAGCCCACAGCATCTGGCGTGTTCTGTAACAGGATGCTGAGCATGGTCAACTCTGAGGACGTGAACGCCATCATCCAGGCTCAGAGACACAT GCTCGATCGATTTGAGAAAACGAATGAAATGCTGATCAACTTCAACGGGCTGTCAAACGTCcgactgcagcagatgaatgACCGCTTCCTGCTACACACCCGCACCCTTGTTGAGATGAAGAAAGATCTAGACAGCATCTTCCGAAGGATCAG GACACTAAAAGGGAAAATTGCTAAGCAGTATCCAGAAGCTTTCAGTA ATATCCACGAGTCACCGATCCTGGAGGATGATGACGACGAGTTCGACCCAATACCACCCAGTGTTGCCACAACAATCACAACAGCCATGtcagagcagagcacagagTCGTGTGACACAAGTCCAGACGTGATCTCACCCACTGTAAGCAGATGTTCTGAAGATCTCTCGCAGGAGCTGCCTGACACACCTACCTCAGACGGCCTAGAGGCTGCCGTCCTACGAGACGAGGGTCCCGACTCCGTACCTGAAGAGTAA
- the sinhcaf gene encoding SIN3-HDAC complex-associated factor produces MFGFHKPKMYRSLDGCCICRAKSSSSRFTDSKRYEKDFRSCFGLSETRSGEICNACVLLVKRWKKLPVGTKKNWNHVVDARGGPSLKITSRPKKIKSISKKARPTQISRLQKELKRNNSDAHSTTSSASPAQSPSYSNLSDDGSDTELSPGSSRSPVFSFLDLTYWKRQKVCCGIIYKGRFGEVLIDPHLFKPCCRNKRPQQQQEEEEDEEEEEDEEEEEGQVGIDNTEQKSQTEEGPKETPMCEQNAELQPGVCQ; encoded by the exons ATGTTTGGCTTCCATAAGCCGAAAATGTACCGGAGTCTGGACGGATGCTGCATCTGCCGCGCAAAGTCGTCCAGCTCCCGGTTCACGGACAGCAAGCGATACGAGAAGGACTTCAGGAGCTGCTTCGG GCTGAGCGAGACGCGGTCCGGTGAAATCTGCAATGCCTGCGTTCTCCTGGTGAAGCGGTGGAAGAAACTACCTGTGGGGACCAAGAAGAACTGGAACCAC GTGGTGGATGCGAGGGGAGGCCCCAGCTTAAAGATCACTTCCAGGCCCAAGAAGATAAAGTCCATCTCCAAGAAAGCCCGGCCGACCCAGATCAGCAGGCTGCAGAAGGAGCTCAAACGAAACA ATTCGGATGCTCACAGCACCACCTCCAGTGCctctccagctcagtctccCAGCTACAGCAACCTGTCAGACGACGGCTCTGACACGGAGCTCAGCCCCGGATCCAGCCGCTCCCCTGTTTTCTCCTTTCTGGACCTCACGTACTGGAAGAG GCAAAAGGTGTGCTGTGGAATAATCTACAAGGGGCGATTCGGGGAGGTGCTCATCGACCCCCATTTGTTCAAACCGTGCTGCCGCAACAAGCgaccgcagcagcagcaagaggaggaggaagacgaggaagaggaggaggatgaagaggaagaggagggccaGGTGGGCATAGACAACACTGAGCAAAAGTCCCAGACAGAAGAGGGTCCAAAGGAGACGCCGATGTGTGAGCAAAATGCAGAGCTCCAGCCAGGAGTGTGCCAGTAG